The following are from one region of the Magallana gigas chromosome 4, xbMagGiga1.1, whole genome shotgun sequence genome:
- the LOC136274634 gene encoding uncharacterized protein, with amino-acid sequence MDPCSSAQDVPLCDYCETTIVHSYCGLCHLSLCKPCVVGHTSDGNDKHTIVPLQERRSTLIDLKCKTELLDEPELVATIQTGYEELRSVACLKDGSIWTSGLTKDIKCFNIEGSLLQTIKQKSGDFPNHIAVDKDGNLLYISDEIKTVYKVRNGQTEELIRIPSKWTPRRLCVTSTGDLLVTMFSDDYTQSKVVRYSGSTEKQTIQFDDEGKPLYSGNGELLYVTENRNHDICVADINARAVVVVNQDSKLRWRYCGRPTVTKKGPFELFGITTDSQSHILTADVFNHCIHILDQDGHFLRYIDNCDLKNPYDLCLDNNENLFVCEIFKGNVKKIKYMYPK; translated from the coding sequence ATGGATCCATGTTCTAGTGCCCAGGATGTGCCCCTATGTGACTATTGTGAGACCAccatagtacacagctactgtgGCCTTTGCCATCTCAGCCTCTGCAAGCCCTGTGTAGTAGGTCACACCTCAGATGGAAATGACAAACATACAATAGTCCCTTTGCAGGAACGAAGATCAACCCTCATTGATCTGAAATGTAAAACCGAACTACTGGATGAACCTGAGCTTGTTGCCACAATACAGACTGGGTATGAAGAACTACGGAGTGTTGCCTGTCTTAAAGATGGTAGTATATGGACGAGTGGACTGACCAAAGATATAAAATGCTTTAACATTGAAGGTTCACTCCTCCAGACAATCAAACAAAAATCAGGTGATTTCCCCAATCATATAGCTGTTGACAAGGATGGGAATTTACTGTATATTAGTGATGAAATAAAGACAGTGTATAAAGTGAGGAATGGACAGACAGAAGAATTGATCAGAATACCTAGTAAGTGGACGCCGAGGAGGctgtgtgtcacctctactggtgatctcctggttaccaTGTTCAGTGATGATTACACTCAATCCAAAGTTGTTCGTTACTCgggatctacagagaaacaaaccattcagtttgatGATGAAGGTAAACCTCTGTACTCGGGAAATGGTGAACTTCTATATGTCAcagagaacagaaaccatgacatctgtgtagctgacatTAATGctcgtgcagtagtggtggttaatcaggacagtaaactcagatggagatacTGCGGTCGTCCCACAGTTACCAAGAAGGGACCATTTGAACTCTTTGGTATAACAACAGACAGCCAAAGTCATATCCTGACAGCAGATGTTTTCaaccattgtatccacattctggatcaAGATGGACACtttctccgttacattgataactgtgatctgaAGAATCCTTATGATTTATGTTTGGACAATAATGAAAATCTATTTGTGTGTGAGATTTTCAaaggcaatgtaaagaaaatcaaatacatgtatccaaAGTAA